Part of the Neorhodopirellula lusitana genome is shown below.
ATTCTCTGGCCCCTGCCCACTGGCCGCCGAGTTTAAATTTGGATCGTCATCACCCGGCGGAGGAGTGCTGGGCAAAATAGGCGGCAAGGGCGAGTCGCTCAAAGGATCACTCAGCGTCGACAAGGGTCACGGACGAAGGTCACGGATGCTTGCAATAATCGTAGGTGACAGGCACTCACAGGCACAATCCCTTGTCCGTCATCTGTCCGCTATCGGTGCAGCTTGGCTCCTATCTCTTCATCTGCTGGTCGCTCTCGAGAAGAGAGCACTTGGACGAATCTTGGAAAATACAGTGTTTCACAGGGGCGTTGGAGCCTCAACGGTTGACAGTTTCCCAGTGCCGCCTCTATTCTTCCCAAGCTCGATGCTGAGCGGTTTGCCTCTGGTCCTCGCGGCGTCCGGTCGTTTTTGAACGAAACAACGAATTGAGTTGTGTTTTGTTCAGCGGCGATGGGACACTTTTTCGCGACGGCGACCGCTTGTTTGGATATACCACTATCGCGTTTTCGCGTGCGTCCGGACGACTACCGGCCGCCCACCCCAGCTAGTAAAGCGACCGACATCTGATGAACGTTGATCTGGACGCAATCGCCCAACGCGGGCGTTGCGAGGTTTCGAGTCTACGCTTAGCACTGCCATTGATTGAGCAGGGCTACACTCCCCCATTCTTGGCGCGATATCGTCGTGATGAATTGGGCGGGTTGGACGAAGGCAGCCTGTGGGCACTTTCCCACGCCGTTCGTACTGAACGCCGCCTACAAGAATATCGCGACGAATTGCATGCGGCCTGGCAAGCGACTTCGCTAGCTGATCCCACGATCGGTCGCGCCGTTTCGCAAGCCAAATCGCGACGATTGCTCGATCGACTTGCCCGTCGTATTAAAAACGAGTCTGGCGAAGCGAATAACATCAGCAACCAGCTGGCTGTTCGCGTTCTGAACCCTCAAAAGGGGGACGGCGAAGATCTGGATGCACTTGCACAGTTGCTTCAGCCGGCCGTCAACACGGAAGCCGCAACTGGCGATGACGTCGCCGCAGAAGATGCAACCGCTCCAGCAGCGGGCGACACTTCCGCCGCCGTGGCCAAAATCGATGAGGCGCTCGCTCGACGGCTTTCAGGTGACCCGCGAGTCATCGGTGCCGCCGTTCGTTGGCTTTCACGCAACGCGAAAATTCACATCATCGATGTTTCAGACCCGCACGGTTCGGGTGACGACGATGGTGGTAGTCAAGGAGCCGGTGCCCCGGCAACTGAAGAAGTAAAGCCGCTCAAGCCAGTCGAAGCCCCAGCTTTTGGTGCGGATAAGTCCATCGAAGCAGTCGCTGCGGAAGCTCCGGCGGAATCAAGCGAGGCTCCCGTCGCCGTGGAAGCGGTTGTGACGGAAGGTGGCGAGACGGAAGCCACTCCCGAACCGGTTGTATCGGAAGAGACCAAGTCGGAAGCTGAACCTGCGACCGAAGCTGCACCTGCGGAAGAGTCCGCTCCAACTGAGGAAGTCTCGTCTGAGGCAGCCCCCGCGCAAGAGGCCGCTGCTGAAGGAGCCACCGCCGCACCTGAATCTGCTGAGCCCGTAGTTGCAGCGGCTGAAGAAGTGACCGCTGCCGAAGGTGCGACCGAAGCCGAAACGGCTGCTCCCGCCGCTGAGTCAGCAGCCCCAGCCCCAGCCGAAGAGGCTGCGAAGCCGGACGCAAAGGGCAAGGCTAAGAAGCCTGCCAAGAAAGAAAAACAGGCCGCCAAGGCGAAGAAAGCCAAGAAGATTTCGCCACGACAGCGTCGACGACGTTGGTTGGTCAGCACATTGAAGCCGCTTGCGGGCAAGAAAATGCCGGCCGCGAAGCTAAGTGCTTTCCAAGTCGTGATGTTGGGTCGGGCTCTGCGAAGCCAGGTCGCTCAATGTGCGTTTGATTACGACGCGACCAAGCTGGTTGCTGAATTGCAAAAGACGGTTTCTGGCTTCAACCGGAATCTCGGCGAACGCCTCGCCGGCGTTTTGTTGGCCAACGAAGCGGCGATTCGTGACGCGGCCGAAGGTGCCTGGTGGGATGAAATCCAAGAACAGGCTTCGGCTCGCTTGGTCTCGATCGCTGCCGAACACCTTAACCGCCAGATCAACCGTGGTGGCGTGGAAGCCAAGGTCATCATGTCGATCGACGCTGTTGGGCCGCGCACCGCGGCGACCGCGATCGTGTCCGCCGATGGACGCTTGCTGCATAGCGAAGACATTCCTTGTCAGCTTTCCGCCGCCATGCGAACGCTCGCTGTCACCAAGATGGGCGAGTTGATTCACAAGCATCATGTCGACTTGATTGTCATCAGCAATGGACCGGCTCGACGAGCTTGCATGATCGCTGTCGGTGAATTGATTAAGCAGTCCAACGATCAATCGGTTCGCTGGACACTCGCCGATCGCAGCGGTGCCGACGCATACGCTGGCAGTCCGGCTGGTGACCAAGAGATGAAACAGACGCCGCGTCGATTCCGGTCGGCCGCTTGGATTGCCTTTGCCACTCTGAAACCGTCGCAAGCGATGGTGAAGGTGGACCCATTGAAACTTCGTTTGGGATCGTTCCAGCGAGAACTGCCCGATCAAGCTGTGCTCGCCGCGTTGGAAGACGTGCTGGTCAGTGGCATGTCGCGTGGCGGTGTGGACGTAAACTCCACCACATCGTCTTGGTTGGAACGCCTGCCAGGCATGAACCACGAAATCGCGGAAACAATTAGCCAGTCGCGTCGAGAAAAACTAGTTGCTTCTCGTGACGAGTTGCTCGGTCGTGTTGAATGGCCTTCGGAAGTAAACAGCCGGCAAGCGTTGCCGTTTTTGCGAGTCTTTTCCAGTGCCGAACCGCTCGATGGGACTCTGATCCATCCCGACGATTACCCGCTGGCGAAACGGCTTGCGACCGCGCTTGAAATTGAGTTGCCGCCGGAATGCCCGCCTGGCTACGAATTGCCTGATTACAGCACGCCACAACCGAAGGCCGAGGCGCCCGTGGCTGCACCGGAGTCGACCGAGACAGCCGACGTTGCCGCGTCCACAGAATCGACCTTCGCCGGGAATGTCGTGGATGCGGAAGCGGACTCCGATAGCAGTCCCGCTACCGAGACCGAACCTGAAGCCAGTTCAGATTCCGCGTCGAGCCCTGTGGCTGACGCTAGCCCTGATGATGCAACGGCTTCGGAAACGCCGGAAGCGGCGACAGACGAAGCCG
Proteins encoded:
- a CDS encoding S1 RNA-binding domain-containing protein translates to MNVDLDAIAQRGRCEVSSLRLALPLIEQGYTPPFLARYRRDELGGLDEGSLWALSHAVRTERRLQEYRDELHAAWQATSLADPTIGRAVSQAKSRRLLDRLARRIKNESGEANNISNQLAVRVLNPQKGDGEDLDALAQLLQPAVNTEAATGDDVAAEDATAPAAGDTSAAVAKIDEALARRLSGDPRVIGAAVRWLSRNAKIHIIDVSDPHGSGDDDGGSQGAGAPATEEVKPLKPVEAPAFGADKSIEAVAAEAPAESSEAPVAVEAVVTEGGETEATPEPVVSEETKSEAEPATEAAPAEESAPTEEVSSEAAPAQEAAAEGATAAPESAEPVVAAAEEVTAAEGATEAETAAPAAESAAPAPAEEAAKPDAKGKAKKPAKKEKQAAKAKKAKKISPRQRRRRWLVSTLKPLAGKKMPAAKLSAFQVVMLGRALRSQVAQCAFDYDATKLVAELQKTVSGFNRNLGERLAGVLLANEAAIRDAAEGAWWDEIQEQASARLVSIAAEHLNRQINRGGVEAKVIMSIDAVGPRTAATAIVSADGRLLHSEDIPCQLSAAMRTLAVTKMGELIHKHHVDLIVISNGPARRACMIAVGELIKQSNDQSVRWTLADRSGADAYAGSPAGDQEMKQTPRRFRSAAWIAFATLKPSQAMVKVDPLKLRLGSFQRELPDQAVLAALEDVLVSGMSRGGVDVNSTTSSWLERLPGMNHEIAETISQSRREKLVASRDELLGRVEWPSEVNSRQALPFLRVFSSAEPLDGTLIHPDDYPLAKRLATALEIELPPECPPGYELPDYSTPQPKAEAPVAAPESTETADVAASTESTFAGNVVDAEADSDSSPATETEPEASSDSASSPVADASPDDATASETPEAATDEAAVEASSEAVTAEGEEAKPVEAAAPEADAQPEASGAEEAPAAEATEVAALEPIRRTKPEKAKVDKLVKEWQVGVRRSYQIVNWLCDPFGDGMHEGGEPPAVMTSMPSRNDLKQGDRVIGVVVGVMPFGVFVELSPECSGLIHVSRISDGYVEDLHEAVQVGDVVTAWVTGIDSKRRRVGLSAVSPEREAELTQERQESRGRGPGRGQGGGGQRGQQGAGQGDSSSRGASSRGSGQQGSGQRGAPQRGGSGQGNRGGGRPGGGSRGGRDGGRRDSRGGSRGPRRPEVYEVVGKEPDSPTLTNAMQEGKEPMRSFGDLMQMFTKEKAPAAKPSAKKPAAEKPAADPAPANDAAPAEKPADIADTPPVESAEVKPAPEASGQADGEAT